Proteins from a genomic interval of Fimbriimonadaceae bacterium:
- the topA gene encoding type I DNA topoisomerase — MSKTLVIVESPAKARTIGQFLGDGYEVKASYGHVRDLPESSDDIPADLKKQKWAKLGVNTDADFEPLYIVPADKKRRVSELKDAAKGAAKLLLATDEDREGESISWHVLQVLQPKKSVDVARIVFHEITPEAIRAALAHPRQVDMALVRAQETRRILDRLYGYTLSPLLWKKVGPKLSAGRVQSVAVRLIVLRERERRDFVVTGYCGVSAKLRAAKGDATFSLESIGATPVADGGSFNSKGELDKKHHWLKRAEAETLASALAGAKPWTVTKVETKPGVENPPPPFMTSTLQQEAVRKLGMTARQAMQVAQQLYEGIDIGGGAVGLITYMRTDSLNLAERAVADARKYIAGKFGSEYLPKSSPKYKNKSKNAQEAHEAIRPTEMSREPASVKSRLTHDQFRLYDLVWKRTMASQMAQARVERTRVEATVGHGGTDHLFAATGKRIAFPGFLRVYVEGTDDPESELGEREKILPEIKDGEVLACEGVEVSDHETRPPARYTEATLVRKLEDEGVGRPSTYAAIIGTVQDRGYVFKRKNELVPTFTAFAVIGLLEDNFGDLVDLGFTARMEDELDDIADGSADMVAHLRRFYRGDGTSPGLVAEVDAKAKDIPFPAIPLGDDVVVRIGRNGPFIQRGAGGTGNTASVPEDMAPAELDLAKALALLEERGAGPASIGHDQSGRAVFHKKGRFGDYLEVEGEPPKRVTVPPGVAPSSLSEDELHLLLTFPRALGKHPETGDEVTVAVGRFGAYITSGASNSNVGDWKAAAGLDLAGAVEALKNGRGSKRGSAPAPLRELGQAEGVEGPVRVMDGRFGPYVTDGKTNATIPRGTDPAAVTLEDAVRLIQARAAAGPKKKPFKRGGFNKKAK; from the coding sequence ATGTCGAAGACCTTGGTCATTGTCGAATCGCCCGCCAAAGCCCGCACGATCGGTCAGTTCTTGGGCGACGGCTACGAGGTCAAGGCGTCATACGGCCACGTCCGCGACCTGCCCGAAAGTAGCGACGACATCCCTGCCGACCTCAAGAAGCAGAAGTGGGCCAAGCTCGGGGTCAACACCGACGCGGACTTCGAACCCCTCTACATCGTCCCCGCCGACAAGAAGCGGCGCGTCTCAGAACTGAAGGACGCCGCCAAGGGCGCGGCCAAGCTCCTGCTCGCGACGGATGAAGACCGCGAGGGAGAAAGCATCAGTTGGCACGTGCTGCAGGTGCTTCAGCCCAAAAAGTCGGTCGATGTCGCCCGCATCGTCTTTCACGAGATCACCCCCGAGGCGATCCGGGCCGCCTTGGCCCATCCCCGACAGGTGGACATGGCCCTGGTGCGGGCCCAGGAGACCCGGCGCATCCTCGACCGCCTGTACGGCTACACGTTGTCGCCCCTGCTCTGGAAAAAGGTCGGCCCCAAGCTCAGCGCGGGCCGGGTCCAGAGCGTCGCGGTGCGGCTCATCGTCCTGCGTGAGCGCGAGCGCCGTGACTTCGTCGTCACCGGTTACTGCGGGGTTTCTGCCAAGCTCCGGGCCGCAAAGGGCGACGCCACATTCTCGCTTGAGTCGATCGGAGCGACGCCGGTCGCGGACGGTGGCAGCTTCAACAGCAAAGGCGAACTGGACAAGAAGCACCACTGGCTGAAGCGTGCCGAGGCGGAGACTCTGGCGTCTGCCCTCGCGGGGGCCAAGCCATGGACGGTCACCAAAGTCGAGACTAAACCGGGGGTCGAGAACCCGCCCCCGCCGTTCATGACCTCGACCCTGCAACAAGAGGCCGTGCGCAAGTTGGGCATGACCGCGCGCCAGGCCATGCAGGTCGCCCAGCAACTTTACGAGGGAATCGACATCGGCGGGGGCGCGGTCGGTCTGATCACCTACATGCGGACCGACAGCCTCAACCTTGCGGAGCGCGCGGTGGCCGACGCCCGGAAGTATATTGCCGGCAAGTTTGGTTCGGAGTACTTGCCCAAATCCTCACCAAAGTACAAGAACAAATCGAAGAACGCCCAAGAGGCCCACGAGGCGATCCGGCCGACCGAGATGTCCCGTGAACCGGCCTCGGTCAAAAGCCGGCTGACGCATGACCAGTTCCGCCTCTACGACTTGGTATGGAAGCGCACAATGGCCAGCCAGATGGCGCAGGCGCGAGTCGAGCGGACGCGAGTCGAGGCGACCGTCGGCCACGGCGGCACCGACCATCTGTTCGCCGCGACGGGCAAGCGCATCGCGTTCCCCGGGTTCCTGCGGGTCTATGTCGAGGGCACGGACGACCCGGAGTCCGAACTCGGCGAAAGGGAGAAGATCCTCCCCGAGATCAAGGACGGGGAGGTTCTGGCCTGCGAAGGCGTCGAAGTCAGCGACCATGAGACCCGGCCCCCCGCGCGCTACACCGAGGCCACCTTGGTCCGCAAGTTGGAGGACGAGGGCGTCGGACGGCCCAGCACTTACGCCGCGATCATCGGCACGGTCCAAGACCGGGGTTACGTCTTCAAGCGGAAGAACGAACTGGTGCCGACCTTCACCGCATTCGCGGTGATCGGGCTGTTGGAAGACAACTTTGGCGACTTGGTCGATCTTGGCTTCACCGCCCGGATGGAGGACGAGCTCGACGACATCGCCGATGGGTCGGCCGACATGGTCGCCCACTTGCGCCGGTTCTACCGGGGCGACGGGACGTCGCCGGGCCTGGTCGCCGAAGTGGACGCTAAGGCGAAGGACATCCCGTTCCCAGCCATCCCTCTGGGCGACGACGTCGTGGTCCGGATCGGCCGGAACGGCCCGTTTATCCAGCGGGGAGCGGGCGGCACCGGCAACACAGCGAGCGTCCCCGAGGACATGGCGCCGGCGGAACTTGACTTGGCCAAGGCCCTGGCCTTGCTTGAGGAGCGTGGGGCCGGACCCGCGTCGATCGGTCACGACCAATCCGGCCGGGCGGTCTTCCACAAGAAGGGCCGATTCGGCGACTACTTGGAAGTGGAGGGCGAGCCACCAAAGCGCGTCACCGTCCCCCCCGGAGTCGCGCCGTCGTCACTCAGCGAGGACGAACTCCACCTTCTCCTGACCTTCCCGCGCGCCTTGGGCAAGCACCCCGAGACGGGCGACGAGGTGACGGTGGCCGTGGGTCGGTTTGGGGCCTACATCACCAGCGGTGCGTCGAACAGCAATGTCGGTGACTGGAAGGCGGCCGCCGGCCTCGACTTGGCCGGAGCGGTCGAGGCGCTGAAGAACGGTCGAGGATCGAAGCGGGGGTCGGCCCCCGCGCCGCTCCGTGAACTCGGCCAAGCGGAAGGTGTCGAAGGGCCCGTCCGGGTCATGGACGGTCGGTTCGGTCCCTATGTGACCGACGGCAAGACCAACGCCACGATCCCCCGGGGCACCGACCCGGCCGCCGTGACCTTGGAGGACGCCGTCCGCCTCATCCAGGCCCGGGCCGCCGCCGGGCCGAAGAAGAAGCCGTTCAAGCGCGGCGGCTTCAATAAGAAGGCGAAGTGA